From a region of the Calonectris borealis chromosome 2, bCalBor7.hap1.2, whole genome shotgun sequence genome:
- the UMAD1 gene encoding UBAP1-MVB12-associated (UMA)-domain containing protein 1 isoform X2, which translates to MAVTHLEELFKAGDTIDDQSRESKDKTSFPETRPMYNQPPQINTGHRTQLTGSSAELGNERSQNLESGPFMSDLLSDVPFALAPHVLAVQGTHNDVPDRLLTYDINDNLSRFWYDFTLENSVLCDP; encoded by the exons GTGACACAATTGATGATCAAAGTAGAGAATCAAAGGATAAAACTTCGTTTCCAGAGACCAGACCGATGTACAACCAACCTCCACAG ATAAATACGGGACACCGAACGCAGTTGACTGGATCAAGTGCAGAGCTGGGAAATGAAAGGAGTCAAAATTTGGAAAGTGGCCCTTTCATGTCAGATCTTCTGAGTGACGTACCCTTTGCCCTAGCACCACATGTGTTAGCAGTACAGGGCACCCATAACGACGTTCCTGACCGATTGCTCACCTATGACATCAATGATAATCTATCAAGATTTTGGTATGACTTTACACTTGAAAATTCAGTGCTTTGTGATCcgtaa